CACCATGCGCTACATGCTGCTCATCTGCACCGACCCGACCGGCGAGCCCTACACGCCCGAGGGCGACACGATCGAGACCTGGCTCGCCGAGACCGGGTCCGCCCGCCTGCACGGCGACCGCCTCCGCCCCGTGTCCGACGCCCGCACCGTCCGCGTCCGCGGCTCCGAGACGCTCGTGACCGACGGACCCTTCGCCGAGACCGCCGAGCACATCGCCGGGTACGACGTCGTCGAGAGCGAGTCCCTCGACGATGCGCTGCGGATCGCCGCCGGGCACCCCATGGCCCGCTTCGGGCGCGTCGAGGTGCGGCCGTTCTGGCCGTTCGAGGGCTGAGGCGCACCGACGCGCTGCCCCGAAACGGGT
The sequence above is a segment of the Cellulomonas fimi genome. Coding sequences within it:
- a CDS encoding YciI family protein translates to MRYMLLICTDPTGEPYTPEGDTIETWLAETGSARLHGDRLRPVSDARTVRVRGSETLVTDGPFAETAEHIAGYDVVESESLDDALRIAAGHPMARFGRVEVRPFWPFEG